From Microbacterium sp. CGR2:
AGTTCACGGGCATCGACGTCCCCGTGCAGGTCTTCACCGGCATCGGCGCCGTGCTGATGGCCATCACGGCATTCTGGGGCTACCGCTCGATCAATCGACTCAGCTCACTCGCCGTCCCGTTGCTTCTCCTGCTGCTGATCGTCGGAATCGTCGTCGCCTTCACCGTCAACGGCGCCGCGGGACTGGACGCGCCCGTCGAGGCGACCTTCACCTTCGGCGGCGCGGTCTCGCTGGTGATGGGCATCTTCATCCTCGGCGTGGTCCTCGCTCCCGACATGGCGCGCTGGGCGAAGACCCCGAAGCAGGCCATGATCGCCGGCTTCGTCGGGTTCTTCTTCGGCAACTCGATCATCCTCGTGGTCGCCATCGTGCTGGCCCGCGTCATGAACGGCACCGAACTCATGGCGATTTTCTTCGCGCTCGGCCTCGGTGGCGTTGCGGTCATCGTGCTCATCCTCGCTCAGTGGACGACCAACACCACCAACCTCTATTCGGCCGGCCTCGCGTTCGCCGCGATCAGCGAGCGCCTCGACCGCCGCATCGTGACCGTCGTGCTCGGCGTGATCGGCATCGTCGTCGGCGTGATCGGCGCCGCCGACTACTTCGTGCAGTTCATCCTGGTGATCGGCGTCATCATCGCCCCGTACGGCGGGGTCTACCTGGCGGCGTACTTCACGGGCCGAAAGGGCGCGCGCTGGGCGCACGACGCAGCGGTCCCGACGGTCGACGGCTGGTCGGTGGCGGCCTGGGTGGCCGGCATCCTCGTCGCCGTGGCGACGACCAATCCTGCCGACGGACCGGGCTTCGGCTGGTTCACGCTCACCACCATCTCGGCCCTCGACGGCCTGCTCGTCGGTTTCCTCGTCTACCTCGCTCTCGTGCCGCTGCGTCGCCGCACGGAACCGGATGCCGCGGCATCCCCCCACGTCGAGGAGACTGCTCGTCTCGGCGACGGAGCACACGCATGACCGACAGGCATCTCACCGAAGCCGACATCGACGAGATCGCGCTCGGTGCCGCCGTGCTGGGGACCGGCGGCGGCGGCGACCCGCACGTGGGCTCTCTGATGGCGAAGCGGCTCATCCGCCTGCACGGGCCGGTGCCCCTCATCGACGTCGACGATCTCACGGCCGACGACTTCATCGTGCCCATCGGCGGCATCGGAGCGCCGTCGGTGAGTGTCGAGCGCATTCAGGCCGAGTCCGAACTGCTCGCAGCCCTCACGGCGATCGAGCGCGCGGTCGGTCGCCGACCCACTGCGGTGATGCCGATCGAGGTCGGCGGCGGCAACTCGATGATCCCGATCGCGACGGCGGCCCTCGCCGGACTCCCCGTGGTCGACGGTGACGCGATGGGCCGTGCCTTCCCCGAGGCGCAGATGGTGACCTTCCATCTCGCCGGGTACGGCCCGGGAGCGACCGTCATGGTCGACCACCACGGCAACGAGGTCGTCAGCCGGCCTGTCGACGGGGCGTGGTCTGAGCGTCTCGCGCGCGCGGTGACGGTCGAGATGGGAGGAGGCGCGACCATGATCGACTACGCCTACGGCGGCGACGTCGTGCGCGAGTGCGCGATCCCCGGCACTCTGACGCTGGCGAAGCGCATCGGTCGCATTCTGCGGGGCGAGGATGCCGCAGGCCGAGAACTTCGCGACGACGAGCGCATCGACGCCCTCTGCGACGATCTCGGGGCGCTGCGTCTGTTCGAGGGCAAGGTCGCCGACCTGCAGCGCGCTGTCGACGGCG
This genomic window contains:
- a CDS encoding cytosine permease, coding for MTTTDYEHGIVPQDQRKSWLSIATVWIAIGIDLSGAFLGVALAAGMAFWPAIAATMLGSLLLGLLAMACAYVGAATGLSSAMISRAVFGKIGGAILALAIAISLIGWFAVQAGFFGTNAQIAFAEFTGIDVPVQVFTGIGAVLMAITAFWGYRSINRLSSLAVPLLLLLLIVGIVVAFTVNGAAGLDAPVEATFTFGGAVSLVMGIFILGVVLAPDMARWAKTPKQAMIAGFVGFFFGNSIILVVAIVLARVMNGTELMAIFFALGLGGVAVIVLILAQWTTNTTNLYSAGLAFAAISERLDRRIVTVVLGVIGIVVGVIGAADYFVQFILVIGVIIAPYGGVYLAAYFTGRKGARWAHDAAVPTVDGWSVAAWVAGILVAVATTNPADGPGFGWFTLTTISALDGLLVGFLVYLALVPLRRRTEPDAAASPHVEETARLGDGAHA
- a CDS encoding DUF917 domain-containing protein, with amino-acid sequence MTDRHLTEADIDEIALGAAVLGTGGGGDPHVGSLMAKRLIRLHGPVPLIDVDDLTADDFIVPIGGIGAPSVSVERIQAESELLAALTAIERAVGRRPTAVMPIEVGGGNSMIPIATAALAGLPVVDGDAMGRAFPEAQMVTFHLAGYGPGATVMVDHHGNEVVSRPVDGAWSERLARAVTVEMGGGATMIDYAYGGDVVRECAIPGTLTLAKRIGRILRGEDAAGRELRDDERIDALCDDLGALRLFEGKVADLQRAVDGGFTRGAAELDGVGADRGSVFRLDFQNEMLLARRDGELAAVTPDLIAVLDLATGMPITTESLRYGARVAVVAIPCHEKWRTPMGLRTAGPAHFGYDVDWIPVEDIPRGRGVRTTTEGEAA